A window of the Salarias fasciatus chromosome 7, fSalaFa1.1, whole genome shotgun sequence genome harbors these coding sequences:
- the hsbp1b gene encoding heat shock factor-binding protein 1b produces MAETDPKSVQDLTNVVQTLLQQMQDKFQTMSDQIIGRIDEMSTRIDDLEKNIADLMTQAGVEEIEAPPEKAKEGQGS; encoded by the exons ATGGCCGAGACGGATCCCAAGTCGGTGCAGGACCTCACCAACGTG GTCCAGACTCTGCTGCAACAGATGCAGGACAAGTTCCAGACCATGTCGGACCAGATTATTGGAAGGA TTGATGAGATGAGCACACGGATTGATGATTTGGAGAAAAACATTGCAGACCTGATGACCCAGGCTGGAGTTGAGGAGATTGAAGCGCCACCGGAGAAGGCTAAAGAGGGTCAAGGATCATAA